The Brassica rapa cultivar Chiifu-401-42 chromosome A10, CAAS_Brap_v3.01, whole genome shotgun sequence genome segment TCTTACATCGTGACCAACGGAAAACATCAATTACACTGTTGTCTGAATCTGTATCTGTTTTTTCACCGTCTGTTGTCACATGAGGGAGAGGTTTCCTCCATCGTAACCAACGGAAAACGTTTAAGGAAAACATGACAGAGTTGTTATTGTTATCCATCTCCTTAGCTTCTTCGGATGATGAGTGTTGTTGTTGGGAGGCTTGGAATTCTTTCATAGTCTTCTCTCCAGCGAAACAGAGCTCATACCTATTTGCCATACAAAAGAGTTTGATTTAGCATGTAACAATATCTCATTAATGTTGTTTGATATAAACATGTGTTTAAATACCTGGATGAATGTGTTTCAAGGTACAAAACTTCTCCTTTCTTCAAGCGAGCAGAGGTGAAAAGAGGCTTTTTCAGACCCTTATCGGCCACAGCGCTTATGCTATATTTGATCCtgcaagaaacaaaaaagaaaagtaaatcaATGCGTGGGTAAAAAGTGATCTTAGAAGGTAAAGATTATCTAAAGCATTGTGCGGAAGTTTTCAGAGAGTTTACCAAGGTTCATTGCAGAGGTTGTATTGTATTGTTACTTCTCGAACAAACCTTTGTTGCCGCTGACCATTCTACAGAACGGTAAACAAGTCATCAGTACTGAAACATGTctaatcaaattttgaaatgcAAGTGAAGTGAGGGATAGAGAATCAGAGATTTTAAAGTACCGAAGCTGCAGCTCTGGTGGTCATAGACTTATCAACAGCCATTGGTGCAAGTGTTGGCTCTGAGGAGTGTGTAAGAGAGGGTTCCAGTTCTATAGTTCCACCTCCTTTCTGAAATAAAAACACCAGTAAGGACTTGAAAAAGAATCCACTTTTTAAACTGGATATTATGAACATCCTGCCAAGGAAACAAGGAGGACAGATAACAAAGAGATGTCAAATTAATAACCTTAAGTATATAGCACCGCTCAACTTTGTAACTGCATCCGATTCCAGCTCCCCATGATCGAGAGCGGACATTGTTCCTTAGCTTGGAGGTATAgtcttaaaatataatatatatcgaATATAAAAAGTTAGTATGAACATGGAAAAGTCAATAAAAGCACAAAGATAAAAACCTAACTTACAATCTTGTGACGGCAAGACTCTAATGGTAGCACGCAACTCTTGCAATGTCGGTGGAGGAGGGGAAGATGTAGGACGACAATAACCTGTATGCATGAGAACTAGAAGACATACCAGAATCAGTGTTATGTTAGTTCAAAGCCAAGGCATGAAATGCAAAGATTCTTTAGGACACGTACCAGCAACAAGATCTGAATCATCTGTGTATATGTCTGTTCCCCATAGCTGGCCACCTCTTACCTTCATAAAAATAAGCCAAAGGTCTcaatatacaataaaaaaagattatgaGAAAGTCTTTGGATGTATCTTCGTCTTACTCGGCGGTTAGTAGCAGTAACATACTCAGCTGGAATCTGAACTTCAAGAGTGGGGCCATTACTTGCGAACTCACCACTTTTGTCAGGCTGAGAAGATTCATATTCCTTCCACAATTTAATCAGTTCTTGCATACATTCCCCAACGTTGTAAACAACAACCGGAACCTCTGATTCGCCTGGATCATTCagtaaaacaaaaattcaacaAGCTGTCGCTCTGACCAAAACTATGTTCCATATAAAAGTTGATAAAAGCAGCAGAAACTTGATACATGTGAGCTCAACCTTATACTAATCTTAtacttgataaaaaaaacaatgcagaGATATAAGCAACTTTAAGCAACACAAATGAAGTAGCATTGGGGATTGAAACCGACTTTTTGGTCcaatcattttatattttaacattctACCGTTACTCTGCAACCTAAAGGCAAGCCTAAGAAGGAAACCTCATAGATTAATTATCAAGTACAAGTGTGTCGCAGATGACCATCATCAATGCACATATAAAAACGAATGCCAGTTTAACCgattatttttctttcactATTGTTCACCAAGCAGTGCAAATCGATCCTTTCTCGAAGACATAGTAACGAATGATTACCTTGTACCCTGcaaagaaaacacacacacaatcaAACATGGATGATGCATTAGAAACCAGATTAGTGACTGACAAAAGTTTAAGGACTTAGACCAATCAACTAACTTACATGGTAAAAGAAACGAAGGGAAAATAATCTTCTTAACACAGAGAGTAAGGGAGGCGGCAGGGAAGAATATCAAAAGAGACGGCAAATTTAGGTTTTCAAGGTGCAAAATTTTCTTTACAGgctttttaaaagaaaagaaaacaataatgGTAATGAGATATTCTCAACAATAATCAATATCGCCTGCAGATTTTACTAAATATGTTCAAATTTCAACCAATCCTGGCGTCTCTACTCTCtccaaaaggtaaaaaaaattataggatTAAGCTAAGATATGAGAGGCTAATACTAATTAGACAGCGTCTAATATAAATGCGTAAGACAAAGAGACGCACGCAACCTTCGTAGTTGTCCTGACTCCGTGAACGGACACGGTCGTGGTTTGTGGGCTGTCACATATTCCTCTTGTGCAGGTTTTGGCAGATGCTTCACCGAGCTCTTTCTCGTTCTGTGAGACCTCTTCAGCATCAGTCTCTAGCTCTCTTTTAATATgatctttttttcttctccttctttcttTCTCCATCGTTCTGCTCCACCCTCTCTCTCGTTTCCCACCTATCGGTTTATTTTTCTTCGCTTCCAGTCTCTTTTGGTTCGCTCATGACACACTATCAGCAAACATTGATCCTCTGCGGTCATTTCTATCCTTATCACGGGATGCAACACACAGATCCACATTTGCGTTTGAACCTTCACCTCTCTTCCCTCTATGTTAATCCTTCTACTCTTTCCAAGCCAAGTGAGCATGCCCATCCTTAGTCTCAGCCTTTGTGTCGTTATAGTTTCTGACCCTCCCTATCAATTTTTGTGTCCCTATATAGCTTCCAGTGTTAACCTTTTCCCACTAAAGTCACCTGCTGATTTCTCAAACTTGGCGATGCTGATGAACCTGAGCAGGTGGTGGAGAGTAACAGGAGGATGAGTAGATTTAGGGTAAGAAGAAACTCAATCACTCCAAATTCACAAACCCCTTAAAAATTAGCCGCTCCAGGAGACAGAACTGAAACTTATTCTTCTAAAATTTacagaacaaacaaacacacaaggAAATTGTATCACCAGAAGAGCCAATGAAGCTCTGGAATGAACACagacaaacaaaaaagaatagACTTTTAACCGATAGAAATTGAAATAGAGCAAACGCTTGTGGAGATTGCCGGAATGTGAAAATGGCAGACTTGTTTGAGACTTTTGCACCGTCTCTCTTAACTCCCCTCTCCTGAGTACTATTTTCGTTTCTCGTCCGTTGCTTGATTGCTGGTCGATTTAGGACAAATGTAAATGATCTCTGGTTCGATCGTCTCAGTCTCTCAGACCGTGCGTGCACTTAACCCGCACTTTTAGGTTTTTGTATATTGCGTACTTACCCTCATACTTATAGAATATCTCGTAAGTTTCtcaaaactttaatttttaacaaGTTCTATGGGCCTGTTGATATAAAAACTCATATGGGCCTAACCCGCCAGACCATAAAGAACAAATCAACTTCTCGTTTTCAATGTGGGATTCCAACGCTTCCTATACATTTTTGTGCTTTGCATTAAATGTTTATggttataattatttttgttttgaagtcATATGAAGCTAGTTTTTGTAGCGCATGTCCACAGGTTGAGCTATGTGCCTATGTGTGACTGACGTCGAGCTCTACGTGTTGAATATATACGGGTTTAGTTGACTTTTCTTTAAATGTTGCAACCCTTTTTAGCAAAAACCGGTGTGCCGTTTTCAAATAAGCCAACGGATCACAGAGCTCATTAAATTCACTGATACAAATTTTTTGACTTATTTATGGCCCTGTTCGTTTCGTGGTCGCCAGCGTCAGCGACCAGAGTCAGCGACCAGCGACTGCGACATGATGTCGCTGACAGTTGTTCGTTTGAAGGTCGCGCGATTGATCGCAGCGGTTGTCGCTATGTTGTTCGTTTTTATGTCGCGCGATTGATCGCAGCGGTTGTCGCTGTGCTGTTCGTTTCTGTATCGCTGGCGAccaaatatttacttttgacatACATTTGCTCTTGTGTATTTAGGTTTCGTCAAAAACGTGGCTAAATCATTAAAACTGTAAAGTGTAATAAATCACACCATGGATGCAATATATTTAATCGTTtcagtttcttatatttttccTTGTACAAGTTCACTTTTGTTTATGAATTGTCACATTAATAAACTATAACTCTAATTAAAAAGTCTACACTTGAATATTATTCCTTGTAACttagaatattaaaaaatctaaataataaaaaaaagtgatCATACGAGtaacatataataataatcAGTACAAACTTAAATCAAGTCATATTAAAACAGTCATACTGAAACAGACTACAATCCTTCATATATCTTAACTCCAATCATATTCTCAAGATAGCTAATCTTATCATCATCACTAGAGATAAGACATAAAAGCCATTCTATTTTTCAGCCAGAATTGCATTCCTTAGAACATAAGGCTCTTGATCAAATTCCTTACGCTTTCTTTTTGAACCTCTAGCTCTACTTGTTCCTTCTCTTGGTGCTGGCATCTCAGTGTCAACTGAATCAGACTCGTCATCCTTCTCTGCATCTACTCTAGAATCTAAGCTAGCTTCTCCTTGCTGAGCACACCATCCTTCTGCTCCA includes the following:
- the LOC117128884 gene encoding uncharacterized protein LOC117128884 isoform X2, with the protein product MVQGESEVPVVVYNVGECMQELIKLWKEYESSQPDKSGEFASNGPTLEVQIPAEYVTATNRRVRGGQLWGTDIYTDDSDLVAVLMHTGYCRPTSSPPPPTLQELRATIRVLPSQDYYTSKLRNNVRSRSWGAGIGCSYKVERCYILKKGGGTIELEPSLTHSSEPTLAPMAVDKSMTTRAAASNGQRQQRFVREVTIQYNLCNEPWIKYSISAVADKGLKKPLFTSARLKKGEVLYLETHSSRYELCFAGEKTMKEFQASQQQHSSSEEAKEMDNNNNSVMFSLNVFRWLRWRKPLPHVTTDGEKTDTDSDNSVIDVFRWSRCKKPLPQKLMRDIGFPLPPDHVEVLEENLDWEDVQWSQTGVWIAGKEYTLARVHFLAPS
- the LOC117128884 gene encoding uncharacterized protein LOC117128884 isoform X1; its protein translation is MLKRSHRTRKSSVKHLPKPAQEEYVTAHKPRPCPFTESGQLRRVQGESEVPVVVYNVGECMQELIKLWKEYESSQPDKSGEFASNGPTLEVQIPAEYVTATNRRVRGGQLWGTDIYTDDSDLVAVLMHTGYCRPTSSPPPPTLQELRATIRVLPSQDYYTSKLRNNVRSRSWGAGIGCSYKVERCYILKKGGGTIELEPSLTHSSEPTLAPMAVDKSMTTRAAASNGQRQQRFVREVTIQYNLCNEPWIKYSISAVADKGLKKPLFTSARLKKGEVLYLETHSSRYELCFAGEKTMKEFQASQQQHSSSEEAKEMDNNNNSVMFSLNVFRWLRWRKPLPHVTTDGEKTDTDSDNSVIDVFRWSRCKKPLPQKLMRDIGFPLPPDHVEVLEENLDWEDVQWSQTGVWIAGKEYTLARVHFLAPS
- the LOC117128884 gene encoding uncharacterized protein LOC117128884 isoform X3, with the translated sequence MQELIKLWKEYESSQPDKSGEFASNGPTLEVQIPAEYVTATNRRVRGGQLWGTDIYTDDSDLVAVLMHTGYCRPTSSPPPPTLQELRATIRVLPSQDYYTSKLRNNVRSRSWGAGIGCSYKVERCYILKKGGGTIELEPSLTHSSEPTLAPMAVDKSMTTRAAASNGQRQQRFVREVTIQYNLCNEPWIKYSISAVADKGLKKPLFTSARLKKGEVLYLETHSSRYELCFAGEKTMKEFQASQQQHSSSEEAKEMDNNNNSVMFSLNVFRWLRWRKPLPHVTTDGEKTDTDSDNSVIDVFRWSRCKKPLPQKLMRDIGFPLPPDHVEVLEENLDWEDVQWSQTGVWIAGKEYTLARVHFLAPS